A genome region from Penicillium psychrofluorescens genome assembly, chromosome: 3 includes the following:
- a CDS encoding uncharacterized protein (ID:PFLUO_005287-T1.cds;~source:funannotate), whose amino-acid sequence MSYIHPSWNYAGHAGIPMDQPIAYDPNMVPPAMMHPIDGYMYPHPPMDMMDYYHQPIMDYEEYAENLSRPRLTKEQVETLEAQFQAHPKPSSNVKRQLAAQTNLSLPRVANWFQNRRAKAKQQKRQEEFEKMQKAKAEAEEAARQKSETLDQLSESRQSGSKSKEEPEKASPVKKAPEASTSEGPSKSPTKALKSASKHHKTKSETAREATFASLQRALNAAVAARDRFRGKDSRAKKESAEDEESDMSPTTMAPPKAPNSSHGQAHSGHAALSAAFPDWDAKEEPTSWGATSSPDETIGYSTSEATSFTTTSQPLHDISGSHQNQDAFAGAHYHQAGEWDGTNAGSEIGIAYSTYSMPMQAPDLSVARRESDAISNSLEGIGICTPGQSALSQSLPRAGGASWREPAKELDLAARRKRPRPAAIGTSGARTLAPSTSMSSLSPTNRKLSSGAGHSMRQSKSTQSLNSRYAGVRKVSAAQRSPLNFSTFSESGTMKSSKAEMLRPSVSSTTLAPPTPLTPQDLQHFMPNSPTESNYCLSAHSATQFFPTSQPMQVNIASPPTTPMDLYSHFQYQNIAPPMSAPAHVANFPEYAIACDPVPMSARSWTDAPSLASPEFPAGLQVPQSSHVSPMGYDSAIEHTGHAFGIEPVSGSPSLIYSVEDADMPGSTERKRAEFMMHHKFPDHRDAHHYMAHPLPGAQKPKAYTFANNATPHSYPA is encoded by the exons ATGAGCTATATCCACCCTTCGTGGAACTATGCCGGCCATGCGGGCATCCCGATGGACCAGCCCATCGCGTACGATCCCAACATGGTGCCTCCCGCCATGATGCACCCTATCGACGGGTATATGTATCCGCACCCGCCAATGGACATGATGGACTACTACCACCAGCCGATCATGGACTACGAGGAATACGCAGAGAACCTGTCCCGGCCTCGCTTGACCAAAGAGCAGGTCGAGACGCTGGAGGCCCAGTTCCAAGCCCACCCCAAGCCGAGCAGCAACGTCAAGCGCCAATTGGCGGCTCAGACGAACTTGAGCCTGCCTCGCGTGGCC AACTGGTTCCAGAATCGACGGGCAAAGGCCAAGCAGCAGAAACGCCAagaggagtttgagaagatgCAGAAAGCCAAGGCCGAAGCGGAGGAAGCTGCTCGTCAAAAGTCCGAGACCTTGGACCAGCTATCCGAGTCTCGGCAGTCGGGCAGCAAGTCCAAGGAAGAGCCCGAGAAAGCTTCCCCTGTCAAGAAGGCACCGGAGGCGTCCACCTCCGAAGGTCCTTCCAAGAGCCCTACCAAGGCTCTCAAATCCGCCTCTAAGCACCACAAGACAAAGAGTGAAACAGCCCGCGAGGCAACTTTTGCTTCTCTGCAAAGGGCTCTCAATGCTGCCGTTGCAGCCCGCGATCGATTCAGAGGCAAGGACTCCCGCGCCAAGAAGGAGTCggcggaggacgaggaaagTGACATGTCTCCTACCACCATGGCACCGCCCAAGGCCCCCAACAGTAGCCATGGCCAGGCTCACAGCGGACACGCTGCTCTCAGTGCTGCCTTCCCAGATTGGGACGCGAAGGAGGAGCCTACGTCGTGGGGTGCGACCAGCAGCCCCGACGAAACCATCGGCTACAGTACCTCGGAGGCGACTTCGTTCACAACGACCAGTCAGCCGTTGCACGACATATCCGGCTCGCATCAGAACCAGGATGCGTTTGCGGGTGCTCACTATCATCAGGCTGGGGAATGGGATGGCACGAACGCAGGATCCGAAATCGGGATTGCCTACAGCACTTACTCTATGCCCATGCAGGCTCCTGATCTCTCCGTCGCCCGGCGTGAGTCCGATGCGATATCAAACTCTTTGGAGGGCATTGGCATCTGTACCCCTGGTCAATCTGCGTTGTCGCAATCTCTGCCCCGGGCTGGAGGAGCGTCGTGGAGGGAACCCGCCAAGGAACTTGACCTCGCTGCCCGGCGAAAGCGCCCACGGCCTGCTGCTATTGGAACTTCCGGGGCCCGCACGCTGgctccctcgacctccaTGTCGTCCCTCTCGCCAACGAATCGCAAGTTGAGCTCTGGCGCTGGTCACTCGATGCGGCAGTCCAAGTCGACCCAGAGTCTCAATTCTCGGTACGCCGGCGTGAGGAAGGTGTCCGCTGCTCAACGTTCGCCTCTCAACTTTTCGACCTTCTCCGAGTCCGGGACCATGAAGTCTTCCAAAGCGGAAATGCTGCGGCCGTCGGTCTCGTCTACTACCTTGGCTCCTCCAACCCCTTTGACACCGCAGGACCTGCAGCACTTCATGCCAAACTCACCCACGGAGAGCAATTACTGCTTGTCGGCGCATTCAGCCACGCAATTTTTCCCTACCTCGCAGCCCATGCAAGTGAACATCGCCTCGCCTCCCACTACGCCGATGGATTTGTACTCGCACTTCCAGTACCAAAACATTGCGCCTCCGATGTCTGCTCCGGCCCATGTGGCTAACTTCCCCGAATACGCCATCGCCTGTGACCCGGTCCCCATGTCCGCACGAAGCTGGACGGATGCCCCTTCGCTCGCCTCTCCCGAATTTCCCGCTGGTCTTCAAGTACCACAGTCGAGCCATGTTTCGCCTATGGGGTATGACTCGGCGATTGAACACACGGGCCACGCGTTTGGGATTGAGCCAGTGTCAGGCTCACCGTCTTTGATCTACTCGGTTGAAGACGCTGATATGCCGGGCTCTACGGAAAGGAAACGGGCCGAGTTCATGATGCATCATAAATTTCCGGACCATCGGGATGCCCATCACTACATGGCCCACCCGCTGCCCGGGGCTCAGAAACCGAAAGCCTATACGTTTGCAAACAACGCGACCCCCCACAGCTACCCTGCATGA